In Sphingomonas panacisoli, one genomic interval encodes:
- a CDS encoding beta strand repeat-containing protein, translating into MSSLALRRLALASTSLAMVAGLPSAAHAATCSWLTAAGNWATTGNWSCGVVPTGADDVVITIAGGTVSLTGAVGQASTLTLGSGNTLNVSGTDLIVGSTLTNNGTITFGGNARFRSGGTLNIDGTGTIALDNSGGYARIGEFGGTFNFGSGQTIRGQGELGFGQGTFSNAGLVSADISGATLVVDTAGGNGSTSFVNTGIMQATGGGILRFDGGGYDNSAGTIRAINGGTVAIANDARIIGGTLSNSTGGMLTTAPGNTSYLQNVTVMSGSNLVMGANSDILVNGALTINGTLTTAAATRLRAETANVTLNGTGDILLDNSVSYARIGEFGGNFTIAAGLTVHGAGELGFNNASFTNNGLVSADASGRTLVVDSAGNNGSTSFVNTAIMQATGGGTLRFDGGAYDNNAGVIRATNSGIVLINNDARIIGGTLTGNTGGTITTSGTSFLQNVTLSAGTPLNMGANSDIIINGTLTNNGTLNMGASTRLRAEGGGVVTINGTGNIVMNAGPGVYSRIGEFGGTFIFGSNQNVSGSGEIGFNNALIANNNLFTFAAGSNVNIDGAGGNGGVSGGLGAGGNAGFLNNGTILADNSSVHILGGLYDNQTGVMRAINGGTVEINNDARIVGGTLSTATGGTITTAGTSFLQNATLAAGSNLVMGANTDVLVNGTLTTNGTFRMAASTRLRAESAGAVTLNGTGDIILDNSAPGSYSRIGEFGGNFTLASGLTIHGQGEIGFNNASFTNSALISADVSGATLAIDPAGGNGTVSFINKAILQATNSGTLSIGGGDYDNATGIIRAVGNGTVILQNDARIIGGSLTSNTGGLITNASGQYFLQNTTLTAGSNLTMGAASDLLINGTLTVNGTLTTAGSTRLRAEGAGAVTINGTGNVILDSSAGYSRIGEFGGAFTFGSGLTVQGSGEIGFNNSILTNNGLISADAGTGMNLDVAGGSGGVSGGLGTSGIAGLFNTGTIQAANGKTMSVQGGLYENSATGTIGAIGADSQFVMNNDANLANLQAGNVLSLGNYVSSTTGAASTLSLRGTGANSIETIGTGGATTDTIVTLSGANSVFNVTNFNTGVNTTLDSTLTTVARSGRLNILGGRDFNVVGGSGSLTNNGIVQLGGGALTSTASAGTNTGLMTGFGSIGFNITNSGTVEAAGGTLATRTITGTTGTMRSNAGGTLDISGGAADSTTGFLTNNGNLTLGARSVTVTSDYQNANFGSGNAFVAHSNVSGSGLILAASATMDLSGPGLSGNTLNVGNVRLGTTSPRPTPISRRSPSPRSKSTMSAPSPNWRSRKSPRLRVRERSVDRRRTTSSTSARSPRGRDRSRPTSGCATPIWASPIRKCWPACSPRRVAPATPSRTRRSRA; encoded by the coding sequence ATGTCTTCGCTCGCGCTTCGCCGTTTGGCTCTCGCTTCGACCAGTCTCGCCATGGTGGCCGGACTCCCATCCGCCGCCCACGCAGCCACGTGCAGCTGGCTGACCGCCGCCGGCAACTGGGCGACCACCGGCAATTGGAGCTGCGGCGTCGTACCCACGGGCGCGGATGACGTGGTCATCACCATTGCGGGGGGCACGGTCAGCTTGACCGGCGCGGTCGGACAGGCGTCGACGCTGACGCTCGGCAGCGGCAACACGCTCAACGTTTCGGGGACCGACCTCATCGTCGGCAGCACGCTGACGAACAACGGCACGATCACCTTCGGCGGAAACGCGCGGTTCCGCTCGGGTGGCACGCTCAACATCGACGGCACCGGCACGATCGCGCTCGACAATAGCGGAGGCTATGCCCGCATCGGCGAGTTCGGCGGCACGTTCAACTTCGGGTCGGGCCAGACGATCCGCGGCCAGGGCGAACTCGGGTTCGGCCAAGGCACGTTCAGCAACGCCGGATTGGTGTCGGCCGACATTTCGGGCGCGACATTGGTCGTCGATACCGCCGGGGGCAATGGGTCGACGTCGTTCGTCAACACCGGCATCATGCAAGCGACCGGCGGCGGCATCCTCAGGTTCGACGGCGGCGGCTACGACAACAGCGCGGGCACCATCCGCGCGATCAACGGCGGCACCGTCGCGATCGCCAACGACGCCCGCATCATCGGCGGGACGCTCAGCAATAGCACCGGCGGCATGCTGACGACCGCACCCGGCAACACATCCTATCTGCAGAACGTGACCGTTATGTCGGGCAGCAACCTCGTCATGGGCGCGAATTCGGATATCCTGGTCAACGGCGCGCTGACGATCAACGGCACCCTGACGACGGCGGCGGCCACGCGTCTGCGCGCCGAGACGGCGAACGTCACGCTCAACGGCACGGGCGACATTCTGCTCGACAATTCGGTCAGCTATGCGCGCATCGGCGAATTCGGCGGCAACTTCACGATCGCGGCAGGCCTGACGGTGCACGGCGCCGGCGAGCTCGGCTTCAACAACGCGAGCTTCACGAACAACGGGCTGGTGTCGGCGGATGCGTCGGGACGAACGCTTGTCGTCGATAGCGCTGGCAACAACGGCAGCACGTCGTTCGTCAACACCGCAATCATGCAGGCGACCGGCGGCGGCACGCTGCGGTTCGACGGTGGGGCCTACGACAATAATGCCGGCGTCATTCGCGCGACCAACAGCGGCATCGTGCTGATCAACAATGACGCACGGATTATCGGTGGGACCCTGACGGGTAATACGGGCGGTACCATCACGACCAGCGGTACGTCCTTCCTGCAGAACGTGACATTGAGCGCGGGAACGCCGCTCAACATGGGGGCGAACTCCGACATCATCATCAACGGCACCCTGACCAACAACGGCACGCTGAACATGGGCGCGAGCACGCGCCTGCGTGCCGAAGGCGGCGGCGTCGTGACGATCAACGGCACCGGCAATATCGTGATGAATGCGGGTCCCGGCGTCTACTCGCGGATCGGGGAGTTCGGCGGGACCTTCATCTTCGGATCGAACCAGAACGTATCCGGATCGGGCGAGATCGGCTTCAACAACGCGCTGATCGCCAACAACAATTTGTTCACCTTCGCGGCGGGCAGTAACGTGAACATCGACGGCGCCGGCGGCAATGGCGGCGTCAGCGGCGGACTGGGCGCGGGCGGCAACGCCGGGTTCCTCAACAACGGGACGATTCTGGCCGACAATAGCTCGGTCCATATTCTCGGCGGCCTGTACGACAACCAAACCGGCGTCATGCGCGCGATCAACGGCGGCACGGTCGAGATCAACAACGACGCGCGCATTGTCGGCGGCACGCTGAGCACGGCGACGGGCGGCACTATCACAACGGCCGGAACGTCCTTCCTGCAGAACGCGACACTAGCGGCGGGCAGCAACCTCGTCATGGGCGCGAACACGGATGTTCTCGTCAACGGCACGCTGACGACCAACGGCACGTTCCGGATGGCGGCCAGCACGCGGCTGCGCGCCGAGAGCGCCGGCGCCGTCACGCTGAACGGCACCGGCGACATCATCCTCGATAACAGCGCGCCCGGCTCCTATTCGCGCATCGGCGAATTCGGCGGCAATTTCACGCTCGCGTCAGGCCTGACGATCCACGGCCAAGGCGAGATCGGATTCAACAATGCGAGCTTCACCAACAGCGCGTTGATCTCGGCGGACGTGTCCGGCGCGACGCTCGCGATCGATCCGGCCGGCGGCAACGGCACGGTATCGTTCATCAATAAGGCCATTCTGCAAGCGACCAACAGCGGTACGCTGTCGATCGGCGGCGGCGACTATGACAATGCGACGGGCATCATCCGGGCGGTCGGCAACGGCACCGTCATCCTGCAGAACGACGCGCGCATCATCGGCGGTTCGCTGACATCCAACACCGGCGGTCTGATCACCAACGCGTCGGGCCAATACTTCCTGCAGAACACGACGCTGACCGCGGGCAGCAACTTGACGATGGGGGCCGCTTCCGACCTCCTCATCAACGGGACGCTGACGGTCAACGGCACGCTGACGACGGCGGGCTCGACGCGGTTGCGCGCCGAGGGTGCGGGTGCCGTGACGATCAACGGCACCGGCAACGTCATCCTCGACAGCTCGGCCGGCTATTCGCGTATCGGCGAATTCGGCGGCGCCTTCACCTTCGGGTCGGGGCTGACCGTTCAGGGGTCAGGCGAGATCGGATTCAACAATTCCATCCTGACCAACAACGGACTGATTTCCGCCGATGCCGGCACGGGGATGAACCTCGACGTCGCCGGCGGCAGCGGCGGCGTGAGCGGCGGGCTCGGCACCAGCGGCATTGCCGGATTGTTCAACACCGGCACCATCCAGGCCGCCAACGGCAAGACGATGTCGGTCCAGGGTGGCCTTTACGAAAATAGCGCAACCGGTACGATCGGCGCGATCGGCGCGGACAGCCAGTTCGTGATGAACAACGACGCCAACCTAGCGAACCTGCAGGCGGGCAACGTCCTCAGCCTGGGCAACTACGTCTCATCGACGACCGGCGCGGCGAGCACGCTGTCGTTGCGCGGCACGGGAGCCAACAGCATCGAGACGATCGGCACGGGTGGTGCGACGACCGACACCATCGTCACGCTGTCCGGCGCGAATTCAGTGTTCAACGTCACCAACTTCAACACCGGCGTGAACACGACGCTCGACAGCACGCTGACCACGGTTGCTCGCTCGGGTCGCTTGAACATCCTGGGCGGTCGCGACTTCAACGTCGTCGGCGGGTCGGGCAGCCTGACCAATAACGGCATCGTCCAACTCGGCGGCGGCGCGCTGACCTCGACGGCGTCGGCCGGCACCAACACCGGCCTGATGACCGGGTTCGGGTCGATCGGGTTCAACATCACCAACAGTGGCACCGTAGAGGCGGCCGGCGGGACGCTGGCGACGCGGACCATCACCGGCACGACCGGCACGATGCGCTCGAACGCCGGCGGGACGCTCGACATTTCGGGCGGTGCAGCGGACTCGACCACCGGGTTTCTGACCAACAACGGCAATCTGACGCTGGGCGCCCGGAGCGTCACCGTCACCAGCGACTATCAGAATGCGAACTTCGGATCGGGCAATGCGTTCGTCGCGCACTCCAACGTCAGCGGCAGCGGGCTGATCCTCGCCGCCAGCGCGACGATGGATCTGTCGGGACCAGGCTTGAGCGGCAACACGCTCAACGTCGGCAACGTTCGCCTGGGCACAACTTCACCTCGACCGACCCCGATCTCGCGCCGGTCGCCCTCGCCGCGCAGCAAGTCAACTATGTCGGCACCGTCACCGAACTGGCGATCGCGGAAATCACCAAGGCTGCGGGTACGGGAACGCTCAGTGGATCGGCGCAGAACTACATCCTCGACCTCGGCTCGTTCGCCGCGGGGGCGGGATCGGTCTCGACCGACCTCGGGGTGCGCAACGCCAATCTGGGCCAGTCCTATTCGGAAATGCTGGCCGGCCTGTTCGCCTCGTCGGGTAGCACCGGCTACACCTTCGCGGACACGCCGTTCTCGGGCCTGA
- a CDS encoding APC family permease, which translates to MEPGAAADDRANRRLPRILSGAMVVGLTLSALSPAASVYVTGSEILKLAGTGAALAVLIGGAVAVLASLIYAELGSAYPRAGGIYPGIDAILGRGWALAVIVLTLVTSPALLAFISLGLANYIGIYAPTWPKPIIALVLIVAAALIAATKLKTSMRVATILLMIELVAVGALVAIGVFDHARGVGDVLLTPVLPDKAGGLMATPVATMLIATLSGAYACSGAGLALYFAEDMKGPAQAIGKLVVITGVVTVMLVAGAVLAVSMGASDLPATLGSDSPIGTYLAAALGPRVAPVALTVVVLAIFNNLIAGMLAFSRFLFSSGVDQIWPHGLNVRLSALHPQSGSPVYAVLALSLVAAAMLVIGQRNLLTLLTAELFSPLSVTLAVIVGRWRRLTGVGTFRAPLFPLTPLLILAVLACYFTLNWLDHDHGRIALICFGVIAIACYAGHAIQARINTRRS; encoded by the coding sequence ATGGAGCCGGGCGCGGCCGCCGACGACCGCGCTAATCGACGATTGCCGCGCATTCTCAGCGGCGCGATGGTCGTCGGGCTGACGCTATCGGCGCTATCGCCTGCGGCGTCGGTCTACGTGACGGGGTCGGAGATTCTCAAGCTCGCCGGGACCGGCGCGGCACTCGCGGTGCTGATCGGCGGTGCCGTTGCGGTGCTCGCCTCGCTGATCTACGCGGAATTGGGCTCGGCCTATCCGCGCGCAGGCGGCATCTACCCCGGCATCGATGCGATCCTCGGCCGCGGATGGGCGCTCGCGGTCATCGTCCTGACGCTGGTGACCTCGCCCGCTCTGCTGGCGTTCATTTCCCTCGGCCTGGCCAATTATATCGGCATCTATGCGCCGACCTGGCCCAAGCCGATCATCGCGCTCGTGCTGATCGTAGCCGCTGCGCTCATCGCCGCCACCAAGCTGAAGACGAGCATGCGCGTGGCCACGATCCTGCTGATGATCGAACTCGTCGCGGTCGGCGCGCTAGTCGCGATCGGCGTGTTCGATCACGCGCGCGGCGTAGGCGACGTGCTGCTGACGCCGGTATTGCCCGACAAGGCCGGCGGGCTGATGGCCACGCCCGTGGCAACCATGCTGATCGCCACCCTGTCGGGCGCCTATGCCTGCTCGGGCGCGGGCCTCGCGCTGTATTTCGCGGAGGACATGAAGGGACCCGCGCAAGCGATCGGCAAGCTCGTCGTCATCACCGGTGTGGTGACCGTCATGCTGGTCGCGGGCGCAGTGCTCGCGGTGTCGATGGGCGCGAGCGACCTTCCAGCCACGCTCGGCTCGGACAGCCCGATCGGGACGTACCTGGCCGCCGCGCTCGGCCCGCGTGTCGCGCCCGTGGCGCTCACAGTCGTCGTCCTCGCCATCTTCAACAATTTGATCGCGGGAATGCTCGCGTTCAGCCGCTTCCTCTTCTCGTCCGGCGTCGATCAGATCTGGCCGCACGGACTAAACGTACGGCTGTCCGCCTTGCATCCGCAGTCGGGATCGCCCGTCTATGCGGTGCTTGCGCTATCGCTGGTCGCGGCGGCGATGCTGGTCATCGGCCAACGCAATCTGCTTACGCTGCTCACGGCGGAACTCTTCAGCCCGCTTTCGGTCACGCTGGCGGTGATCGTCGGCCGGTGGCGGCGATTGACGGGCGTCGGGACATTCAGAGCACCGCTATTCCCACTGACGCCTCTTCTGATCCTCGCCGTGCTCGCCTGCTATTTCACGCTCAACTGGCTCGACCACGACCACGGCCGGATCGCACTGATCTGTTTCGGCGTCATCGCGATCGCCTGCTACGCCGGCCACGCTATCCAGGCCCGCATAAACACACGCAGATCCTGA
- a CDS encoding MBL fold metallo-hydrolase: MRRSRTLFLAALAVTTLTAGTSGIAAPATDIPTLATQTTEEGQTVIYDRYTWQRRELDKRLPVTEPWPDDFKIGATLQRYKLDTPPIPATLPLPARIMTDVYLVNAEPNLVYLIDAGADGLVLVDPGLTMTVPAILKNVEKLGFSPSQIKWVINTHAHFDHSMADAAFQKLGAKILVGRPDVAAVEKGTYVTGKYAFPALTKGVYPTLKVDWPVDDGEELKLGNKTFVAIATPGHTPGSTCYWLTIDGKNILFGGDTILFDYRLGANLPSFADAQAYFTSLKKLAFYGLYPNTTRWDVLLPGHGTMVLDRAYMDVLKGYQQVELNMTDNTQVQALPFATDNYRKLMFGRP, from the coding sequence ATGCGCAGATCGCGAACGCTTTTCCTGGCTGCGCTAGCCGTCACCACGCTGACGGCCGGGACCAGCGGCATCGCCGCCCCCGCGACCGACATCCCCACGCTCGCGACCCAAACGACCGAGGAAGGCCAGACGGTCATCTACGATCGCTATACTTGGCAACGGCGCGAACTCGACAAGCGGCTGCCGGTCACCGAGCCGTGGCCGGACGATTTCAAGATCGGCGCGACCCTGCAACGCTACAAGCTCGACACGCCACCGATCCCGGCCACCCTTCCCCTCCCCGCACGCATCATGACCGACGTGTATCTGGTCAATGCCGAGCCCAATCTGGTCTATCTGATCGATGCCGGCGCCGATGGTCTGGTACTGGTCGATCCCGGACTGACCATGACCGTGCCGGCGATCCTCAAAAACGTGGAGAAGCTCGGCTTCTCGCCCAGCCAGATCAAATGGGTGATCAACACCCACGCGCATTTCGACCATTCGATGGCCGACGCCGCATTCCAGAAACTCGGTGCCAAGATCCTGGTCGGACGCCCCGACGTCGCTGCCGTCGAGAAAGGCACATACGTCACCGGAAAATACGCATTCCCCGCGCTGACGAAGGGCGTTTATCCGACGCTGAAGGTCGATTGGCCGGTGGACGACGGTGAGGAACTCAAACTCGGCAACAAGACCTTCGTCGCGATCGCCACGCCCGGGCACACGCCGGGTTCGACCTGTTATTGGCTGACGATCGACGGAAAGAATATCCTGTTCGGCGGCGACACGATCCTGTTCGATTATCGGCTGGGTGCCAATTTGCCGAGCTTCGCCGACGCGCAGGCTTATTTCACGTCGCTCAAGAAGCTCGCTTTCTACGGGCTCTATCCCAACACGACACGGTGGGACGTGCTGCTGCCCGGGCACGGCACGATGGTGCTCGACCGCGCTTATATGGACGTGCTGAAGGGCTATCAGCAGGTCGAGCTCAACATGACCGACAACACTCAGGTCCAGGCGCTGCCGTTCGCCACCGACAATTATCGAAAGCTGATGTTCGGCCGTCCGTGA
- a CDS encoding Gfo/Idh/MocA family protein, which produces MRIGLLGASAIAPDAVIRPASGRDDVTVSTVAARDPDRASAYAAEHGIPAVAADYAALVARDDVDLVYCALPPVAHRAAVKLALDAGKPVLLEKPYAMHAADARAIVAMADAAGLPVIEAFHYFFHPQFQRALSLVADGAIGTVVNATASFDAAIPDEPGQLRWDAAQGGGGMMDLGCYCVHALRSLLRVEPTIRSAGGVFRHGVDATLTAQLDFAGIPATVHCSMLGGTDRVLRLEGNSGRLTLDLFIAPHRGGRLVLETAAGTIVEPGDARSTYDAQLDHVIRVFRNEEAPRTGGADAIANMVVIDACRAAAHT; this is translated from the coding sequence ATGAGAATCGGTCTGCTCGGCGCATCGGCGATTGCACCTGACGCCGTGATCCGTCCCGCGTCGGGGCGCGACGACGTGACGGTATCGACGGTCGCGGCGCGCGATCCCGACCGTGCGAGCGCCTACGCAGCCGAGCACGGCATTCCAGCCGTCGCCGCCGACTATGCGGCACTGGTCGCGCGCGACGACGTCGACCTCGTCTATTGCGCGTTGCCGCCTGTCGCGCATCGGGCGGCGGTGAAGCTCGCTCTCGACGCGGGCAAGCCCGTGCTGCTCGAAAAGCCCTATGCGATGCACGCGGCCGACGCGCGGGCGATCGTCGCGATGGCGGACGCCGCCGGGCTGCCGGTGATCGAGGCCTTTCATTATTTCTTCCACCCGCAATTCCAGCGCGCGCTGTCGCTCGTCGCCGATGGCGCGATCGGTACCGTCGTGAACGCCACGGCCTCGTTCGACGCCGCGATCCCGGACGAGCCGGGTCAGCTACGCTGGGACGCGGCACAGGGCGGCGGCGGGATGATGGATCTGGGCTGTTATTGCGTCCACGCGCTGCGGTCCCTGCTCCGTGTCGAGCCGACCATACGTAGCGCTGGAGGTGTATTCCGCCACGGCGTCGATGCCACCTTGACGGCGCAGCTGGACTTCGCCGGCATACCTGCGACCGTCCATTGCTCGATGCTGGGCGGCACCGATCGCGTGCTCCGGCTTGAAGGAAACTCGGGTCGCCTGACGCTCGACCTGTTCATTGCGCCACACCGGGGCGGCCGGCTGGTACTCGAAACGGCGGCGGGGACGATCGTCGAGCCAGGCGACGCTCGCTCGACCTACGACGCGCAACTCGACCATGTGATCCGCGTGTTTCGCAACGAAGAGGCGCCCAGGACCGGTGGCGCCGATGCGATCGCCAACATGGTGGTGATCGACGCCTGCCGCGCGGCTGCGCACACCTAG
- a CDS encoding MFS transporter produces MDRRHLPIVGAITLTFFLFAILMNSVGAVILQSVLTFQVPKTQAALLEGCKDLSAAAASFVVVLLLARLGYRRGTALGLLAVAAACFAVPLAPAFWLLELQFVVVGAAFAIAKTSVYVIVGLITESRKQHASMTSALEGMFMIGVLSSYWLFSAFIDSADPARPTWLGVYWVLGIASLLVAAAIAFAPLDERLAENDTQSLGEQWLAMPRLLARPFVVAFIVCAFIDVLVEQSIGSWLPTFNREVMNLPAALAVQLASLWATGLAVGRLGAGLVLRRVPWVWTTGVGMTLSVVILAVVVPLTQPSAAGLRAGWFDLPPAAFAVPVVGLLLAPIYPALCSSVLSGLPQNRHAAMTGLILISSALGGTIGSFITGHIFAALSGKAAFLAILPPLALLLVATIVFERMLRRTPLASIEPLSPDLVA; encoded by the coding sequence ATGGACCGCCGCCACCTCCCCATCGTCGGCGCGATCACGCTGACCTTCTTCCTGTTCGCGATCCTGATGAACAGCGTCGGGGCGGTGATCCTGCAGTCGGTGCTGACGTTTCAGGTGCCCAAGACCCAGGCGGCGTTGCTGGAGGGGTGCAAGGATCTGTCGGCGGCAGCGGCGTCGTTCGTCGTCGTGCTATTGCTCGCGCGGTTGGGCTATCGGCGTGGGACGGCGCTCGGATTGCTGGCGGTCGCGGCGGCGTGCTTCGCCGTACCGCTGGCGCCGGCTTTCTGGCTGCTCGAACTGCAATTCGTCGTGGTCGGCGCGGCGTTCGCGATCGCCAAGACGTCGGTCTACGTCATCGTCGGGCTGATCACCGAGAGCCGCAAGCAGCATGCCAGCATGACCTCTGCCCTGGAGGGCATGTTCATGATCGGGGTGCTGTCGAGCTATTGGCTGTTCAGCGCGTTCATCGATTCCGCCGATCCGGCGCGGCCGACTTGGCTCGGCGTCTATTGGGTGCTGGGCATTGCCTCGCTCTTGGTCGCCGCGGCGATCGCGTTCGCGCCGCTCGACGAGCGTCTGGCGGAAAACGATACGCAGAGCCTCGGCGAGCAATGGCTTGCGATGCCGCGATTGTTGGCGCGGCCGTTCGTCGTCGCGTTCATCGTCTGCGCGTTTATCGACGTGCTGGTCGAACAGAGCATCGGCAGTTGGTTGCCGACCTTCAACCGTGAAGTCATGAACTTGCCGGCGGCGCTGGCGGTGCAGCTTGCCAGCCTGTGGGCGACTGGTCTCGCGGTCGGTCGGCTTGGAGCAGGGCTGGTGCTGCGACGCGTACCGTGGGTGTGGACCACGGGCGTGGGCATGACGCTGTCGGTCGTCATTCTGGCGGTCGTCGTGCCCCTGACGCAACCGAGCGCAGCGGGGCTGCGCGCCGGCTGGTTCGACCTGCCGCCGGCGGCGTTCGCCGTGCCGGTGGTCGGCCTGTTGCTCGCGCCGATCTACCCTGCGCTGTGTTCGTCGGTGCTGAGCGGCCTGCCGCAAAACCGGCATGCGGCGATGACCGGGCTGATCCTGATTTCGTCGGCGCTGGGCGGGACGATCGGGTCGTTCATTACCGGGCATATCTTCGCGGCGTTGAGCGGGAAGGCGGCATTCCTCGCGATCCTGCCGCCGCTTGCTTTGCTGCTGGTCGCGACGATCGTGTTCGAGCGCATGCTGCGCCGCACGCCGCTCGCGTCGATCGAACCGCTGTCGCCGGACCTCGTCGCCTAG
- a CDS encoding alpha/beta hydrolase has translation MAKAWIRRAAPLLPMIAMSSYAVAQSTAPAAPIPMPTPAPTMQPLPATLSEQARTAITTGSTDNPNKMPSLADQRKFIDQYQQTFGALQRKKYAVDISESTMGGVKVRLIRKAGTPATSKRVFLNLHGGGFVTDSGSLTENIPIAALTGVPVVAVLYRQAPESPFPAQADDALAVYRELLKTHAAKDIGIYGTSAGAILGPELLMRIRAAKLPMPSVLGVFSGDLDLSRRGDSILANKSYEMLAGLLNAFYLPKGQSAADPMVSPILGDLKGFPPTMCMTSSRDVFVSSTSNFCLALEEAGVENKLVSFDGLPHAFWAYIDAPESDRAFKIQARFLLGHLGR, from the coding sequence ATGGCCAAGGCTTGGATTCGGCGCGCGGCGCCGTTGTTGCCGATGATCGCGATGTCGAGCTACGCCGTGGCGCAATCGACCGCGCCGGCAGCGCCCATCCCCATGCCGACGCCGGCGCCGACGATGCAGCCTTTGCCGGCAACGCTGTCCGAACAGGCGCGCACCGCGATCACGACCGGCAGCACGGACAATCCGAACAAGATGCCGTCGCTCGCCGATCAACGTAAGTTCATCGACCAGTATCAACAAACCTTCGGCGCGCTCCAGCGCAAGAAATATGCTGTCGATATCAGCGAATCGACGATGGGTGGGGTCAAGGTCCGCCTCATCCGCAAGGCGGGCACGCCCGCCACGTCGAAGCGCGTTTTCTTGAACCTCCACGGCGGCGGGTTCGTCACCGATTCCGGTTCGCTGACGGAGAATATCCCGATCGCGGCGCTGACCGGCGTGCCCGTCGTGGCTGTCCTCTATCGCCAAGCGCCGGAAAGCCCGTTTCCCGCCCAGGCCGACGATGCGCTGGCGGTCTATCGCGAGTTGCTCAAGACGCATGCGGCGAAGGATATCGGCATTTACGGGACGTCGGCCGGGGCGATCTTGGGGCCGGAACTGCTGATGCGAATCCGCGCCGCGAAGCTACCGATGCCGAGCGTCCTCGGGGTATTTTCGGGTGACCTCGATCTGTCGCGGCGCGGCGATTCGATATTGGCGAACAAAAGCTACGAGATGCTGGCCGGGCTACTCAATGCGTTTTACTTGCCCAAAGGCCAGTCGGCGGCGGACCCCATGGTCTCGCCGATCCTGGGCGACCTGAAGGGCTTTCCGCCTACCATGTGCATGACCAGCTCGCGCGATGTCTTCGTGAGCTCTACGTCGAACTTCTGCCTCGCGCTCGAGGAAGCGGGGGTCGAGAACAAGCTCGTGTCGTTCGACGGCCTGCCGCATGCGTTCTGGGCATATATCGACGCGCCCGAATCCGATCGCGCCTTCAAGATACAGGCGCGATTCCTGCTCGGCCACCTCGGTAGATAA